Within the Symbiobacterium terraclitae genome, the region CCCTCCCGGTGCTCGTTCAAGAGCTCCAGGTCCACCCGGGGCTTGTAGTAGAAGCCCTCGGTGTAGCCGGCGGAGACCAGCTTGATCAGGTTCTTGTACCCGGTGTAGCTCTCGGCCAGCACGGTGAGGTGGTACGGCTTCTCGCCGCCCGTCTTCACGTGGCGGGAGCCGGGTGCGACGTAGAGCTCGCAGCCGATGATCGGCTTCACACCGTGCTGGCGCATCGCCTTGTAGAAGGGGATGACGCCGAAGAGCACCCCGTGGTCCGTAATGGCCATCGCCCGCATGCCCAGTTCGGCGGCGCGCTTCGCCAGGGGCGCGATGCGGTTCGCCCCGTCCAGCAGCGAGTACTCGGTGTGCAGGTGCAGGTGCACGAACTCCGGGCGGCCCATCTTCCCGTCACCTCGCTCGTCGCGGCAATGATTCGCCGCGCACCCCTACCGAACCTGCATTCGTACGTAGTCTGGCCGGTGCCTCAGGGGGGTAGATTCAGAAGTAGGGCTGTCCCAAGAGCAGATCGCTCTGCTGGGGCAGCGCTGTTTTGTGTCTGATCAGCTGAACGTGTGCACTACTCGGGCACGTGGCCGATGGCCTCAGCCCCGCAGCAGCTGTAACTCCATGAGCCACCCACGGTCTTGCCCTGGCTCATGGAGTTTCACTTCGCCCTTCAACCACCGCCTCGAGCGGGGTAGCCGACCCGGCCAGGTCTCCGACAAGGGGGCCCAGACCGGGAAATCTCCCCTCAGGCCAGCACCCGCATCTGCTCGACGATACTGGCGTGGCCCACCGCCCCGCCGCAACTGTAACTCCATGAGCCACCCACGGTCTCGCCCTGGCTCATGGAGTTTCACTTTACCCTTCAACCACCGGCAGCCGACCCGGCCAGGTCTCCGACAAGGGGGCCCAGACCGGTCAACCTCCCCTCCAGCCAGTTCCTGCATCTGCTCGACGATACTGGCGTGGCCCACCGCCCTGCCGCCAGGCAGGCCCAACTGGAAACGCGCACCCGCGCCCGGCAGAGGCAGCGGGTGCGTCTCGTCGTCCCTGTTGGAGCAACCCCGCCGCCTCTGGTATAATCGAACCCTGTGGCGCCGTCACAAGGGGAGGGGTTAGCTGGATGAAGGAAGACTGGAAGCGCAACATCGTCCTGTTCCTGAGCAGCCAGACCATCTCGCTCTTCGGCTCGGCGCTGGTTCAGTACGCCATCACGTGGCACATCACCCTGACGACCCAGTCCGGCGCCATGATGACCATCGCCATCGTCTGCGGCTTCCTGCCGACCTTCTTCCTCTCGCCATTCGCCGGCGTCTGGGCCGACCGGTACAACCGCAAGCTGCTCATCGCCCTGGCGGACGCGCTGATCGCGGCCGCGACCCTGATCATGGCCCTGCTCTTCCTGGCCGGGCACGGCTCCCTCTGGCTGCTCTTCGCCATGTCGGCCATCCGCGCCATCGGCGGGGGCGTGCAGCAGCCCGCGGTGGGCGCCATCCTCCCGGATATCGTGCCCGTGGAGCAGCTCACCCGGGTGAACGCGACCAACGGGAGCATCCAGTCGCTGGTCACCCTCGTCTCCCCCATGGTCGCGGGCGCGCTGCTCTCCGTGGCATCGATCGAGGCCATCTTCTTCATCGACGTCGTCACGGCCGCGGTGGCCATCTTCACGCTGCTGGCCCTGGTGCGGGTGAAGGTACACGCCAAGGCGCAGCAGGCCCAGTCGGTGAGCTACTTCGCGGACATGCGGCAGGGCTTCGCCTACATCGGCGGCCATGCGTACGTGAAGCGGTTCTTCGCCTTCTGCGCGGCCCTCTTCATCCTGATCGCGCCGGCCGCGTTCCTCACGCCGCTGCAGGTCGCCCGCTCCTTCGGCGAGGACGTCTGGCGGCTGACCGCCATCGAGGTCATCTTCTCCGTCGGCATGCTGCTGGGCGGCGGGCTCATCGCGGCCTGGGGCGGCTTCCGCAACCGCATCCACACCATGGCCCTCGCGTGCGTCACCATGGGCGCCTGCACGCTGGGCCTCGGCGTGGTGCCCAACTTCTGGATCTACCTCGCCCTGATGGGCCTCTTCGGCGTCGCCATGCCCTTCCTCAACACGCCGGCCATGGTGCTTCTGCAGGAGAAGGTAGAACCCGACCTCCTGGGCCGGGTGTTCGGGGTCTTCGGGATGATCTCCAGCTCCATGATGCCCCTGGGCATGCTCGTCTTCGGCCCGGTGGCAGATGTGGTCTCCATCGAACTGCTCCTGGTGGGCACCGGCGCCGTCATCCTCCTCATCTCCCTCTGCCTCGTGGGCAGCCGGGAGCTGGTGGCCGCAGGCGAGCCGGCCGCCTGACTACAACACTTCCAGCGGCACCTTCCGGGTCGGCGCCGGGAACGCCCGGTTCAGCTCGGCCAGGTCCTCCGCGGTCAGCTGCAGGTCCAGCGCCGCCCGG harbors:
- a CDS encoding MFS transporter encodes the protein MKEDWKRNIVLFLSSQTISLFGSALVQYAITWHITLTTQSGAMMTIAIVCGFLPTFFLSPFAGVWADRYNRKLLIALADALIAAATLIMALLFLAGHGSLWLLFAMSAIRAIGGGVQQPAVGAILPDIVPVEQLTRVNATNGSIQSLVTLVSPMVAGALLSVASIEAIFFIDVVTAAVAIFTLLALVRVKVHAKAQQAQSVSYFADMRQGFAYIGGHAYVKRFFAFCAALFILIAPAAFLTPLQVARSFGEDVWRLTAIEVIFSVGMLLGGGLIAAWGGFRNRIHTMALACVTMGACTLGLGVVPNFWIYLALMGLFGVAMPFLNTPAMVLLQEKVEPDLLGRVFGVFGMISSSMMPLGMLVFGPVADVVSIELLLVGTGAVILLISLCLVGSRELVAAGEPAA